GGACAGCTGAAAGGATTGTAAGCCAGAGGAAAGACATAGTTGGTCTGTCTGATCTGATTGACAAGAAAGACTAGATAGACAAGATAAACTCAATAGAGCGCTTTCATTTCACCTTTGGTCCGAGTTCAAACCCCGGCGGTAATGTTCTCTCGTCCTGTTCATCAGGGAGTTCGATTCCAATAATCACACGATCTCCTTCGCTCAACGAGCCTTCCAAGATTTCTGTGGAGAGGGAATCGGCAATGCCGGTCGTCACCGGTACTTGATGGGCATGACCTGCCTGGTCTTGACTCCACACCGAGGTCACCTTGCGATCGAACGGCACGTCCGGCATACGGAAGCGCAATGCTCCGTTGGGGACCCGGAGGGGGTTCTCTTTTTCTTCGGTTACGATCGTGACGTTCGCAGTCATGCCGGGTTTCAATTTGAGATCCTGATTGGCCACCGTAATGACGACATCGTACGTCACCACGTTTTGAATGTTGATGGGCGCATTCCTTACTTGCGTAACGGTGCCTTCAAAAAACTGTTTGGGATAAGCGTCAACCCGGAAGCGTGCCGGCTTTCCCTCTAGTACTCCTCCGATGTCGGACTCACTGACGTTCGCATTGACCTGCATCTGTGTCAGGTCCTGGGCGATCACGAACAGAACCGGCGTCTGGAAGGCGGCGGCGAGGGTTTGACCGACATCCACATTTCGCGACACCACGATGCCATCGACAGGTGAATAGATCGTGGTGTAGCCAAGGTCCAGCTCCGCGGAAGCCAGTGCCGCCTGGGCCTGATCTAGCTGTGCTTGGAGGACCTGGATATTCGCGGCCGCTTCTCGATAGTTGGTCTCCGCAACATCGAGATCCGATTGCGGGACGAAGGCTTGTTGCCGTAGGACCGTCATGCGATCGAATTCCCGTTTGCGTTGTGTGGTCAACACTTTGGCCTTCGCAAGGTTTCCCTTGGCACTCTTGACGGCCGCCCGCGCCTGACTCAAGCGAGCCTTGAATGGTTTTTGATCGATCTGTGCCAGGACCTGTCCCTTCGTGACCGGCGAATTGAAATCAGCAGAGAGTTGCGCAACTTTTCCTGAAACCTGACTGCCGACCTGTACCGAAACAACGGGATTGACTGTTCCAGTTGCTGAGACGATGGCGGTAATCGGGCCTCGATCGACAAGGGTCGTCTTGTAGGAAACCGGATGAGGACCGGATGTGACCCAGTGCCAGATCCCTGCTCCCGTTAGCAGCAGGATCGTCCCGATTCCCAACGTGATAGGCCATTGAGATCTTCTTCTGGTCCCTGCATCGATCATCGCAGGAATGTGGGGCTGCCGTACCGTGACGTCGCCCGACACCATGTCTGTGATCGGCATCTGGCGCCGGGACTCTTTCGGGTCATCTACCATCATCCACCTACCGGTTGTGTGGTCTGCGGTTCGCGGCTCTGCCGCAGTCGATTAGCCAGAGCTTTGCGGAACTCTTCAGCAGCTAGAAGTATCAGCGAGCCCAGAACGAGTGGAACATAAATCCAAAGAGGCAAAGGGCTGGCTCCAAAGATCTGGTTTCCGATCGGTGTATAGGTGATGAGTGCAACGATCGTCAGCTCCGTGAGGATTCCACAGAGGATAAGTGGGTTGCTGAACCATCCCAGCCTGGCCGCTGAAAGATGGTCCGATCGGCAAGCGAACACGTTTGCGACCTGCGCGAGCACTATCGAGGCTAGGGTCACGGTTGTTGCCTCCTTATATAATGTGGAAGACCAGTCCAGTTGCTCTCCCCACGCCCAGCCCTGACCGTAAAGGTAAAGGAAGAATCCTCCCATTGCCACCCCTGCCTCAATGAGCCCGAGGAAGAGATAGGCTCGAAACAGGAGTGGGAAGCTCAGTAGCCGTTCATGTCGTGATCGTGGAGGAAGGTTCATCACATCGGATTGGGGCCGTTCTGTCCCGAGACCCAGGGCGGGGATCATGTCGGTTCCGAGGTCGACAGCCAGTAGTTGGGGAATCGTCAGGGCCAGCGGTATCCCGATGAAACCATAACCAAGGAAAGGGACAATTTCCGGGACGTTGCTGGCGAGAATGTACGAAGAAAATTTCCGAATATTGTCGTAGACTGTGCGTCCTTCTTCGATCGCGCTCACGATCGTCGCAAAGTTGTCATCCAGTAGAATCATGTCGGCGGTTTCCTTGGCGACATCGGTGCCGGTAATCCCCATGGCGATGCCGATGTCGGCCTTCTTGAGCGCGGGCGCGTCATTAACCCCGTCGCCGGTGACCGCGACCACTTCCCCCATCTCTTTGAGCGTGGACACGATCCGCATCTTGTGGCGTGGAGCCATGCGGGCGAAGACCGGGTCCGGCTCGTCGGGCCGAGACGGGGTCAAGAGATGACGGAGCTGCTCGTCGCTCATTCGGTCGAGCTGTGATCCTTCGATCACCGGAACGAAGTTGCTCGACGAAGACGGCACTCCTTTAGGCACAAGACCGATTTTTCGCGCAACGGCCAGGGCCGTAAGCGGATGGTCGCCGGTGACCATGACGACACGAACACCGGCTCCTCGGCATTTCGTGATGGCCTCGGGTACTTCTCGGTGTGGTGGGTCCATCATGGCGACTAAACCAAGAAACGTCAGATCGTTTTCGATCGTGTCGACTTCAATGTGCTCAGGCTGATGGCCTACTTCGCGCATGGCGAAGGCGAGCACCCGATAGGCTTGTTCGGCGAAGAGACGGCTCTGGTTCAGTACGCGTGCGCGCTCGTCGGACGTCATCGGCTCGGTGTCGTCATGGATTCTGCTGTGGGTGCAGAGGGCCAATACTGACTCAGGAGCGCCTTTGCTGAATGCGATGAGGTGGCCACCCGACCAGTGCAACGTGCTCATGCGTTTGCGATCAGCATCAAAGGCCAATTCGCCCATTCGGCGCAGTGGGGCTCCATGGGCGAGTCCATGCTCGGTGGCAAACTCCAGGAGCGCGACTTCGGTGGGGTCGCCGGTGACGGCGTATCGGCCGTCGGAGCGGCGGATTCGTTTGGCGTTGTGGCAATGCAACAGTGCGTCGAAAAATGGCCGCCACCGCTTGGCATCCGTCGTACTGACCATATGGCCTGCGGTAAAGAAGCAACCTTCGCGTGATTCAATAACGAGCTGGTCGGCGTAGAACCGGTCCACCTTCATGCGATTTTCCGTCAACGTCCCTGTCTTATCCGTGCAAATCACGGTCGTGCAGCCGAGGGTTTCAACGGAGGGGAGATGCTTGATCAGAGCATTGCGTTTCGCCATACGTTGGCTGCTCATGGCGAGGGCGAGCGTGACGGTCGGGAGGAGTCCCTCGGGGACGTTCGCCACAATGATCCCAACGCCGAAGATCGCACTGATCCAAAAGCCAAGTCCGGTCCATAAACCGACCAGAAAAAATGTGGCCCCCATCGCCAGCGAAATGACGGCAACGATATGGGTGACTTTGATGATCTCGGTCTGAAGAGGGCTAAGCCCGGGTTCAACCATCGTGGTGAGGGCGGCGATCTTGCCGAACTCTGATCGCATTCCGGTCGCGAAGACCACGGCGCGGCCATGGCCCGACAAAATGGTCGTGCCGGCAAAGATCAGGTTTGGGAGGTCAAGCCAGTGTCCGTCCAGTATGGCCTCGGACGTTCGCCGTTTCGGCCTTGATTCGCCTGTTAAGGCGGCGGTGTCCACTCGCATTCCCACTGCTTCGATGAGGCGTGCATCGGCTGGTACTCGCTCGCCTTCTTCCAAGATCAACACATCGCCTGGCACGATCTCACGGCGTGTCACTTCGACGGGTTGTCCTCCTCTGGTCACCCAGGCCTTATCCGGCAACAAACGACGGAGGGCGTGGAGGGCTCGTTCGGCCTTGTATTCCTGGACAAAGGCGAACCCGGCGTTGATCACAATGACGCAGACAATGGCCCACCCCAATGTGGCCATCCCTTCACCCGGCTTCATCCCATCTGCGACGAACGAAAGACCGGCGGCGATCCACAGCAGCACGGCCAGGAAATGGGTGAAGTGACGGAGAAGTCTCCGGAGAAGTGAGTCGCGATGCGCTTCGACGAGAACATTCGCCCCGTGATGAACCACTCGCCGTTGAGCTTCATCGGACAAGAGGCCTCCGACGGTGGTCTCGAGCCGCTTCAGCACGTCCTCCGTCGAGAGCCGATGAATGTCGTCGTAGGGATGGGAAGAGGTCATGCTGTTCCGCTCAAGTCAGGCGCGCGCACCCCGTACGATCAGCACCGAACAGGGGGCATGCCTCAGCAGACTTTCGGACACGCTGCCGAGATGGAGACGCTCGCTCTTGCTCAAATCACGAGAGCCGATAACCAGCAGCTGGTCATGATTGACCTCAACATGCTTCACGATGGTATCGATCACATGATTCATCTGCACTTGGGTCACGACGGAGAAGCCCTCCTTGATGAACTCACCGCGCAGGCGATCGACCAACGCAGTGGTTCGTTCCATCACCGGTCGCTTCAAATCGTCCAGCTGTGACTCAGACAAGTAACGTGCTGCAAAGTCCGTGACGGGACTTTCAACCGATGTCAGAATCGTGACGGTGGCGGATTCCGGAAGAATGCGTGATCGAAGAAATTTTGCGGCCGCCCGCGATGGTTTTGAATCATCGACTGCAAGCGCAACATGGAGTAGTTGTGGCATAGGTTGTTTCACGACCAACACTGAACAAGCAGCCGTCGATGCGACTTGCCGTGAGACGCTCCCCAGCAAGAATCCTTGAATGTCGCTTAGGCCCCGCGACCCCATCATGATCAGATCCGTCTTCAATCGCCGCGCGTGCTTGACGACCGTGCTCGCCAGTGGACCGTGGGCTAGGATAGTCCGGAATTGTGTTCGAGGTGCGGTGGCTGCTTGACCAAGGGCGACTTGGGCCGATCGTGCTGCATCTCGAAGAAGAATGTTGCCGGCCTTTTCCATGGCGGCCAGTGCACGGCGCTCGCCGAGGACGTTCTTGCCGGTCAGCGATCGAAGCGCGGGCTTATCGACCACGTGCAGCAACGTGACATGTTCAGGTTCACGACTGGCGAAGGCCTTAAGCGCTTGAATCCCCCACTGTGAATACTCCGATCCATCGACGGCACATAAGATCCGCATGATTGATTCCCTTCCTGAGCTTGATGGGATGGTGTGGAAAACGTTTCAGGTATCAGACCTGCATTGGATGTGCCTGTAGGATGGAGAGAGACGGATGAAGAATCTCACATCCGACAAAGGGTTAGGATTGAAGCCTCTGTTCTTGTCCGGCACGATATTGAGGCATTTTGCAGCAGAGGTGGTGAGGACACTGTGGTGATTGGCGTCAGTTTGAGCATGTCTCAGAATTTGGAAGAGGAACTGGCGCTCCACTAAGGAGGGGCGATGAAAAAGGCGAAGAAGCGGAAGTCCGTCAAGGTGAAAGATTTCGATTCCATGACGGTCAGCCAGGTCATGGAAAAAGAAGTGCAATTCGTTCGTCTGAAAACCAAGGGCGACGTGATTGCTTCGCTTATGATCGAGGGGTTCGGGGCCGTTCCGGTCGTGGAGAACGGGCGTAAACTGGCCGGCATCGTCAGCGAACATGATCTCCTGGTGGCCGTCGACGATGGTCACGAGCTGGGTGCTGTTTCGGCAAAGGACCTCATGACTTCTAACCCCTATTCAGTCCGGTCTGAAACGACGCTCGGAACGTTGGTTCATGTCCTGCGCGCGAGTGATCTAGTCCGTGTCCCTGTCGTGAACAAGAAGGATAAGCTGATCGGTATCATCGCGAGGCGCGATGTCTTGCGAACCTATCTCGCCACCGGCGGAAAACGAGAATCGTGAGGAGCTTATGAGACAAACCGAGTTTTTCATGAAGGCCTGCGACCCGAAGACCTTGACCGCGGGACAGTTGATGGAAGACGCGGTCACACGATGCACAACGCGCACCGACGCCGCGACCATCGCCCATCTGATGACGCACCGAAACTACGGGAGTTTGCCCGTAGTAGACGAGGAGGGAACGTTGGTTGGGATCGTCACGGAATATGATTTGCTCCAGGCTATGCTCGAGGGGCGGGACCTCCGAAAGATTCTCGCCACGGAACTGATGTCGTCCCATCCCGTAACCGTGACGGAAGATCAAACCCTCGTCCAAGTGGCCGACCTGTTCCAGGATCGCTATTTGACCCGTGTGCCGGTGGTTCGGAACAACAAGCTGGTAGGGATTCTTGCCAGGCGAGATCTCCTGTTCGGCTATATGAAGGCGTCGCAGTATTGGTCGTGATGACGTGGCGCCTATCTCGATGATGATCGGTTGATTCATTGTTTCTTGGAATCAGCGACCTGACCACTCAACTCAGCCTGTGCTGGTTGGTATGTTACATGCGGCGCATCGAATGGCAGATGAGAGGGATGAGTCAAACATGCGTGAGGTCAATCGATGGGCATGGTGAGGGTATTAAAGATTGTCGGCGTGATATGGATTCTCACAGGGGCAGCGAATATCATCCTTGGAATGTATAGCAGTCCGAGGCCAGAGGGACTTCCCACCTTTGGGATCATGTTCAGTGTGGCGCTGTTTATTATTCCTGGTCTGATCGTCTACGGAATCGGGGAGTGGAATGCACGAAAACTGCACAGATGAGCAGAGTCTGAGCCGGAACATCTTCCTTTGAACCTGGGGGATTTTGAGGGCGTCATACACGCCCTTTCCCATTGCAGGCTTGCCCAGGTACACTACGCTGATGATGTCCCCTGCGTGGTCGTGGCCGATATGGAAAATCTTGCTTGTCATCTTTGTTCTTGTTCCGGCCAGTTCCCACTCTGAACCGAGAGCAATATCCCATGGGCCCTGCGACATCATGTATCCCAGTGATGCGATGGTGCAGTGGGAGTGCCGGACCATTCGAACGGGTGAATCACTGGAAAAGCTGTTCGGCGACCGCTGGATCGATATTGCACGGTTCAATCGGATCGATCGACGTCATGCTTGGGCTGGGCGGTCCATCAAGGTCCCTAAGCGCCTCCGGGATCTTCAATCTTTTTCGCCACTGCCTTTGGCGTATCCGCCTGCCGGATCGGAGGAACAGTTCATCCTCATCGATCTTTCCGAACAATTTCTTGGAGCCTATGAATATGGGGCGCTTCGGTTTGCGGTACCGATTGCCTCCGGGAACAGTTACGATGAAACACCGACCGGTGAGTTCAGCCTTTTCACTGCCCATCGCGCGCATCAATCCGAGCTCTACACCGTTCAGGGAACAGACCGCCGTTATCCTATGAACTACGCGCTCAGGTTTTATATCGATCGCAAAGGGGTGTCATATTGGATTCACGGACGAGATTTGCCGGGCTATCCTGCTTCGCACGGTTGTATCGGACTCTACGACGAACCGATGCAAGCAGAGCAGTATGGGTTTCCACAGGACCCGAAGCTGAACGATGCAAAGCGGCTGTTCGAATGGGTATTAGGTCGTGAGGGTGAGAAAGACCGGATCATTTCGATGCCGCATGGCCCGAGAGTACAGATCATCGGCCGATCCCCTGGTTTGTTACGAGGACCATCCAACACCATCGAGAGGCCGGATCGTCAGCTCGTCAGTATAGAAGGGGGTGAAGTGGAGCGGGATGGGGGAACAAGAAATGGGTGGAGTTCTGCTAAATAATGATTTCGCAGGGCTGAAGAAAGACTTTCAGCGGGATTTCACGGTCGTCATGTCCCTGGACATGTTTGGCACGAATCTCCTTGAGTGCGGCCACAATCTGCGGCAAAAAAGAAGATTCATAGCCGAGTGCGACCATGAAGAGTGTATTAGTGGTCTGGTTCGTTGACGCATTGGAGGCAGTCACGGTCCCGGTCACCCCGCTGCCTCCCACACCTGAAATCACGGTGTATCCTTTGATTTCCATTTTGTGAAACAGCGCCACGATCTCTTCTTCAAATCTCTTCCCACAGACAATGTGCAGCATCTTCATGACAGTCCTCGGCGCCGTTGTGTATAGAGGTAAGCCTACCAACTGGTTCAGCCTATCACAAGAGACAAACGCCTTAAACAAAAGTGACGGTGGAGTGTCACGCGTAGCGATCTGACCGTTTGACGGCCGGATCGAAATATCCTAGTAGTGATTGATAGAGAAACCACATCTGTCCGGGACTCCAATATCCACGCACGTTACGGGCCATGAGGTGGCGGGAGTGATCGATGTCGAGCCGTTTCCGCTTGAGCAGGCGGCGACAGCGTATGACCGTATGGTGAACGGGAAGGCCTGTTGTCGCGCGGTGCTGACCATGAAGGAATGGGCTCGAGCTCCCATCCAGGACGGGCAGTGATATTCAGCGGCTTTCACTGGGTTTCACCCGATGTTGCTTGCGCCCTTAAGGAGACTTCGCTATATACAAGTGCATCGACATCTCTTGCGCAAATTTTCCATCAAAGGAGGAAGCTCCCGTATGAACAAGATCCAGGTTGGAACGTGGGTGATCGGCCTTGCCTGTCTGTTGGGAACAGTTGGATGCACTGCGGGAAAAACTGCGATGCAGCCGGTATCTGAAGACTCAGCCAGGTCAGCCACGAGTGAGACGACGCCTACTCAAGCATCTTCTGAGAGCCTTTCAGATTCCCTGGAAGCGTGTCTGGCCGGGATTCCGAGTGACTCGACAGACGGCGCGAAGATGGTTGCCGAGCAGAGTTGTCAGGGGAATGAGCAACTCCGTCAAGGCATAGTTGGAACCGCCAGAACAAAGAGCGGTGGTCGTGCATCAGCCGGCACACAAGGTGATTCACTTGAAGCTTGTCTAGCGCGTATCCCTGACGATGCTACGGTAGGTCAACGAATGCTGGCCGAAGAAACCTGTGCGCGCGATCAGTCGTCACATCGCTGAGAGGGAAACAAGATCTTGTAGGAGAGGATCTGAGGAGGGCGCTCTGCACCTCCTCCTCGGACCGAAGGAGCGGCTAAGTACTGGGAAGTCGAAGAGTGCTTTATGGTGCCGTGATGATATGTCCACCCGACTTTCCTTCTCCTTCGCTCCATTCCGCCACCACTTGGGCCATCTCGTCCAATCGTTGAGCGGCACGGCCAAAGATGCTATCGGATGGGTAGGTTCCATCAAGACCACGCTCGCCAGCTGCGACCCCGGTGAGTAGTTCCAATGCCTCTTCGATCATGTTTACCGCATAGACGACAAATTGCCCTGATTCGACCGCCTCGACGACTTTTCGACGAAGGGCTAAGTGCTTGGTATTGCGAGCTGGGATGATCACGCCTTGTTTACCGGCCAAACCTTTTCGAGAGCAAGACTCGAAGAATCCCTCGATCTTTTCGTTCACGCCTCCAATCGGCTGAATCTCGCCCAACTGATTGATTGACCCGGTAACCGCCAGCCATTGATGGATCGGTAGATCCGCCAGGCTGGAGAGAACGGCGGCGAGCTCAGCCACAGCAGCACTATCGCCTTCTACTTCGGAATAGGTCTGTTCAAACGTCAACGAGGCGCTCATGGCGAATGGATGGGATCCCGCAAATTTGCCGGCAAGATATCCGGCCAGCGTCATTACACCTTTGCTGTGAATTGTCCCGGCCAGGTCAGCCTCACGCTGAATATCGATGACGCCTTTGGTGCCGACATAGGTGCGAGCTGTGATGCGTGTGGGTCGTCCGAATGCATAGTCGCCGAGCTGATGGACCGAGAGGCCATTGACCTGGCCGACAACATCGCCGTCGAGATCGACCATGAGTGTGCCTTCCCTGATTTCATCCTGGATCCAATGTTCCGCCAGATTCGAGCGGTGGCGCTTACGGGTGACGGCGGTATCGACGTCTGCTCGGCTGACAAAGGAGTGGCCTTCTTTCCTGGCCCAGTACCCCGCTTCTCGGATGAGATCGCTCACCTGGCTGAACCGCAACGACAAACGGTCGTGTCGATCGGCGAAACGGTGCCCTTGCCTGATGACTTCCGCGGCTGCATCTGCACCGAAGTGTGGCAGTCCTTCCTCACGGCAGAGCTTGGCGATGAACCTGGCATATTGCCGATCCTGCCGCTCACTTCGGATCACTTCGGTGTCAAAGTCCGCCTTGACTTTGAAGAGCTTGCCGAAGTCTTCCTCGTAGGCTTGCAGAAGGCGGTAGAGGATAGGGGGGCCGACCACGATCACTTTCACATTTACCGGGATCGGTTCCGGCCTCAGACCGGCCGTCGAGAATCCGTAGAATTCTCCGGGGTCTTCGATTTTCACCTCCCCTGTCTTAATCACGCGCTTCAATGCATCCCAAGAGAACGGTTGGCGGAGCATATCCAATGCATTCACGATCAAGTAGCCGCCGTTCGCCATCAGCACGGCGCCTGCGCGGATCTCTGTAAAGTCTGTGTACATCACACCCATGTGAGCCCGACGTTCGATCTTGCCGATAAGGTTTGTATAGGTTGGGTGGGATTCGTCGATCACGGGGGCGCCCGCCGTTGGATCGTGCTGCACGATAAGGTTGACCAGAAAGCGTGACAGGTCCGGTCGTTTGAACTCCAAGCCGGGGATGGCAATGGCTGGACCCTCACGAGGAATAAAATCCTTATAGTGGTGCACGATGTCGTTCCGAACTCGCTCCAAGAACGAAGCGATCAACCCCATATCCTGATAGGTCCGCCACATAGTTTCGTAGCGGTTTTCCAGGACACTCGTGACCAGTTGACGA
The sequence above is drawn from the Nitrospira sp. genome and encodes:
- a CDS encoding efflux RND transporter periplasmic adaptor subunit, with product MPITDMVSGDVTVRQPHIPAMIDAGTRRRSQWPITLGIGTILLLTGAGIWHWVTSGPHPVSYKTTLVDRGPITAIVSATGTVNPVVSVQVGSQVSGKVAQLSADFNSPVTKGQVLAQIDQKPFKARLSQARAAVKSAKGNLAKAKVLTTQRKREFDRMTVLRQQAFVPQSDLDVAETNYREAAANIQVLQAQLDQAQAALASAELDLGYTTIYSPVDGIVVSRNVDVGQTLAAAFQTPVLFVIAQDLTQMQVNANVSESDIGGVLEGKPARFRVDAYPKQFFEGTVTQVRNAPINIQNVVTYDVVITVANQDLKLKPGMTANVTIVTEEKENPLRVPNGALRFRMPDVPFDRKVTSVWSQDQAGHAHQVPVTTGIADSLSTEILEGSLSEGDRVIIGIELPDEQDERTLPPGFELGPKVK
- a CDS encoding cation-transporting P-type ATPase, giving the protein MTSSHPYDDIHRLSTEDVLKRLETTVGGLLSDEAQRRVVHHGANVLVEAHRDSLLRRLLRHFTHFLAVLLWIAAGLSFVADGMKPGEGMATLGWAIVCVIVINAGFAFVQEYKAERALHALRRLLPDKAWVTRGGQPVEVTRREIVPGDVLILEEGERVPADARLIEAVGMRVDTAALTGESRPKRRTSEAILDGHWLDLPNLIFAGTTILSGHGRAVVFATGMRSEFGKIAALTTMVEPGLSPLQTEIIKVTHIVAVISLAMGATFFLVGLWTGLGFWISAIFGVGIIVANVPEGLLPTVTLALAMSSQRMAKRNALIKHLPSVETLGCTTVICTDKTGTLTENRMKVDRFYADQLVIESREGCFFTAGHMVSTTDAKRWRPFFDALLHCHNAKRIRRSDGRYAVTGDPTEVALLEFATEHGLAHGAPLRRMGELAFDADRKRMSTLHWSGGHLIAFSKGAPESVLALCTHSRIHDDTEPMTSDERARVLNQSRLFAEQAYRVLAFAMREVGHQPEHIEVDTIENDLTFLGLVAMMDPPHREVPEAITKCRGAGVRVVMVTGDHPLTALAVARKIGLVPKGVPSSSSNFVPVIEGSQLDRMSDEQLRHLLTPSRPDEPDPVFARMAPRHKMRIVSTLKEMGEVVAVTGDGVNDAPALKKADIGIAMGITGTDVAKETADMILLDDNFATIVSAIEEGRTVYDNIRKFSSYILASNVPEIVPFLGYGFIGIPLALTIPQLLAVDLGTDMIPALGLGTERPQSDVMNLPPRSRHERLLSFPLLFRAYLFLGLIEAGVAMGGFFLYLYGQGWAWGEQLDWSSTLYKEATTVTLASIVLAQVANVFACRSDHLSAARLGWFSNPLILCGILTELTIVALITYTPIGNQIFGASPLPLWIYVPLVLGSLILLAAEEFRKALANRLRQSREPQTTQPVGG
- a CDS encoding universal stress protein gives rise to the protein MRILCAVDGSEYSQWGIQALKAFASREPEHVTLLHVVDKPALRSLTGKNVLGERRALAAMEKAGNILLRDAARSAQVALGQAATAPRTQFRTILAHGPLASTVVKHARRLKTDLIMMGSRGLSDIQGFLLGSVSRQVASTAACSVLVVKQPMPQLLHVALAVDDSKPSRAAAKFLRSRILPESATVTILTSVESPVTDFAARYLSESQLDDLKRPVMERTTALVDRLRGEFIKEGFSVVTQVQMNHVIDTIVKHVEVNHDQLLVIGSRDLSKSERLHLGSVSESLLRHAPCSVLIVRGARA
- a CDS encoding CBS domain-containing protein, with the protein product MKKAKKRKSVKVKDFDSMTVSQVMEKEVQFVRLKTKGDVIASLMIEGFGAVPVVENGRKLAGIVSEHDLLVAVDDGHELGAVSAKDLMTSNPYSVRSETTLGTLVHVLRASDLVRVPVVNKKDKLIGIIARRDVLRTYLATGGKRES
- a CDS encoding CBS domain-containing protein produces the protein MRQTEFFMKACDPKTLTAGQLMEDAVTRCTTRTDAATIAHLMTHRNYGSLPVVDEEGTLVGIVTEYDLLQAMLEGRDLRKILATELMSSHPVTVTEDQTLVQVADLFQDRYLTRVPVVRNNKLVGILARRDLLFGYMKASQYWS
- a CDS encoding L,D-transpeptidase yields the protein MYPSDAMVQWECRTIRTGESLEKLFGDRWIDIARFNRIDRRHAWAGRSIKVPKRLRDLQSFSPLPLAYPPAGSEEQFILIDLSEQFLGAYEYGALRFAVPIASGNSYDETPTGEFSLFTAHRAHQSELYTVQGTDRRYPMNYALRFYIDRKGVSYWIHGRDLPGYPASHGCIGLYDEPMQAEQYGFPQDPKLNDAKRLFEWVLGREGEKDRIISMPHGPRVQIIGRSPGLLRGPSNTIERPDRQLVSIEGGEVERDGGTRNGWSSAK
- a CDS encoding AAA family ATPase, giving the protein MTMEKFKVPVSMLAPMIDPGQLGFEDTGDLEPLTEIIGQERAVEALEFGLNMNGPGFNLYVSGPVGTGKGTVVRQMVKRLAQLAPAPSDWCYVNNFQDPSRPTCLALPAGQGASFKREMAAFIDGLRRDIPLAFESKKYLDAKAKLRDEIDSKKKALFQDLTELSRTRGFGFEETSVGFGIVPLKAGKPMTDADMEAMTDEEQQDLNERRKALEGEIREFHVRIHSLEKEAEHELRHLDRQLVTSVLENRYETMWRTYQDMGLIASFLERVRNDIVHHYKDFIPREGPAIAIPGLEFKRPDLSRFLVNLIVQHDPTAGAPVIDESHPTYTNLIGKIERRAHMGVMYTDFTEIRAGAVLMANGGYLIVNALDMLRQPFSWDALKRVIKTGEVKIEDPGEFYGFSTAGLRPEPIPVNVKVIVVGPPILYRLLQAYEEDFGKLFKVKADFDTEVIRSERQDRQYARFIAKLCREEGLPHFGADAAAEVIRQGHRFADRHDRLSLRFSQVSDLIREAGYWARKEGHSFVSRADVDTAVTRKRHRSNLAEHWIQDEIREGTLMVDLDGDVVGQVNGLSVHQLGDYAFGRPTRITARTYVGTKGVIDIQREADLAGTIHSKGVMTLAGYLAGKFAGSHPFAMSASLTFEQTYSEVEGDSAAVAELAAVLSSLADLPIHQWLAVTGSINQLGEIQPIGGVNEKIEGFFESCSRKGLAGKQGVIIPARNTKHLALRRKVVEAVESGQFVVYAVNMIEEALELLTGVAAGERGLDGTYPSDSIFGRAAQRLDEMAQVVAEWSEGEGKSGGHIITAP